One Pseudomonas sp. AN-1 genomic region harbors:
- the hmpA gene encoding NO-inducible flavohemoprotein, translated as MLSAQQTAIIKATVPLLETGGETLTKHFYKIMLGEYPQVKVLFNQAHQASGDQPRALANSVLMYARHIDRLQELGPLVGQIVHKHVSLQILPEHYPIVGACLLRAIREVLGEEIATDEVLEAWGAAYGQLADILIGAEEAVYAANEAKEGGWRGSRQFRVARKEAESEEITSFYLQPVDGGAVPEFVPGQYLGLRFVIDGEEMRRNYSLSAAPNGRELRISVKREEGGRISNYLHDEVQVGAELEVFPPAGDFVLEDSDKPLALITAGVGITPAVAMLEQALQSGREVRFIHFARHGGVHAFREWLDEKSAQHPQLKRFYCYSEPREGDQADAEGFSSAALLNDWLPEQRDLDAYFLGPKPFMAQVKKQLAELGVPQAQCRYEFFGPAAALEA; from the coding sequence ATGCTGTCTGCTCAACAAACCGCCATCATCAAGGCCACCGTCCCGCTGCTGGAAACCGGCGGCGAAACCCTGACCAAGCATTTCTACAAGATCATGCTCGGCGAGTACCCGCAGGTGAAGGTGCTGTTCAACCAGGCCCACCAGGCCAGCGGCGACCAGCCGCGCGCGCTGGCCAACAGCGTGCTGATGTACGCCCGCCACATCGACCGCCTGCAGGAGCTGGGCCCGCTGGTCGGCCAGATCGTGCACAAGCACGTGTCGCTGCAGATCCTGCCGGAACACTACCCAATCGTCGGCGCCTGCCTGCTGCGCGCCATCCGCGAAGTGCTCGGCGAGGAGATCGCCACCGACGAGGTGCTGGAAGCCTGGGGCGCCGCCTATGGCCAGCTGGCCGACATCCTGATCGGCGCCGAGGAAGCGGTGTACGCCGCCAACGAGGCCAAGGAAGGCGGCTGGCGTGGTTCGCGCCAGTTCCGCGTGGCGCGCAAGGAAGCCGAGAGCGAGGAGATCACCTCCTTCTACCTGCAGCCGGTGGACGGCGGCGCGGTGCCGGAATTCGTGCCGGGCCAGTACCTGGGCCTGCGCTTCGTCATCGACGGCGAGGAGATGCGCCGCAACTACTCGCTGTCCGCCGCGCCGAACGGCCGCGAGCTGCGTATCAGCGTCAAGCGCGAGGAGGGTGGTCGCATCTCCAACTACCTGCACGACGAGGTGCAGGTCGGCGCCGAGCTGGAAGTCTTCCCGCCGGCCGGCGACTTCGTCCTCGAGGACAGCGACAAGCCGCTGGCGCTGATCACCGCCGGCGTCGGCATCACCCCGGCGGTGGCCATGCTCGAGCAGGCGCTGCAGAGCGGCCGCGAGGTGCGCTTCATCCACTTCGCCCGCCACGGCGGCGTGCACGCCTTCCGCGAGTGGCTGGACGAGAAGAGCGCCCAGCACCCGCAGCTCAAGCGCTTCTACTGCTACAGCGAGCCGCGCGAGGGCGACCAGGCCGACGCCGAGGGCTTCAGCAGCGCCGCGCTGCTCAACGACTGGTTGCCGGAGCAGCGCGACCTCGACGCCTACTTCCTCGGCCCGAAGCCGTTCATGGCCCAGGTGAAGAAGCAGCTCGCCGAGCTGGGCGTGCCGCAGGCGCA